One genomic segment of Syngnathus acus chromosome 1, fSynAcu1.2, whole genome shotgun sequence includes these proteins:
- the LOC119122952 gene encoding phospholipid phosphatase 3-like codes for MLDQLGPQRAHVSPERQPIRPKGKSASPLAAAAGMENSSANKPKQTGQASFTKKLLVCSDVLCLFLVSTPFFLSELKAVRPYTRGFICGDSSIAYPHLQSEAIPDKLLIAGGLLITGLGITVGECYRVHFQGVNSKAFVRNKYVSSLYKELGSFLFGCCVGQSLTNVAKLCIGRLRPHFLSVCGVTYASLNCTEGAYLESVRCHNTDYRSIEEARKSFFSGHASFAMYTMLYLAFYLQARLTWREARLLRPVLQFLLFLLAIYTGLTRITDNKHHPSDVLFGYIIGALTAYWVAFYISSMFKRASLNQSQVESQNEHTSAQHSVC; via the exons atgcTGGATCAGTTGGGTCCGCAGCGCGCTCATGTGAGCCCAGAGCGCCAACCCATCCGACCCAAAGGGAAGAGCGCCTCGCCactggcagcagcagcggggATGGAAAACAGCAGCGCCAATAAACCGAAACAAACTGGGCAGGCTTCATTCACAAAGAAGCTTCTCGTATGTTCAGACGTCCTGTGCCTTTTTTTAG TTTCCACCCCTTTCTTTTTAAGTGAGCTAAAGGCTGTCAGACCATACACCAGAGGTTTCATTTGCGGAGACAGCAGCATTGCCTACCCACATCTGCAGTCTGAGGCCATACCAGACAAACTGCTCATTGCTGGCGGTCTCCTTATCACGGGACTCGGG ATCACTGTAGGGGAATGTTACCGTGTGCACTTCCAAGGCGTCAACTCCAAAGCCTTTGTCAGGAACAAGTACGTGTCTAGTCTCTACAAGGAGTTGGGCTCCTTCCTGTTCGGCTGCTGCGTCGGCCAATCCCTAACAAACGTGGCCAAGCTGTGCATTGGCCGACTGCGGCCGCACTTCTTGTCTGTGTGTGGTGTCACCTACGCGTCACTCAACTGCACGGAAGGAGCTTACTTGGAGTCTGTCAGATGCCACAATACTGACTACCGCTCTATAGAAGAGGCCAG AAAGTCCTTCTTCTCCGGGCATGCCTCTTTTGCGATGTACACAATGCTGTATTTAGCT ttttatcTTCAAGCACGGTTGACATGGCGTGAAGCCCGCCTGCTGAGACCTGTGCTGcagtttcttttgtttctgctGGCCATCTACACAGGTCTGACCCGCATCACTGACAACAAACACCACCCGTCGGACGTACTTTTCGGCTACATAATTGGAGCCCTCACTGCATACTGGGTG GCCTTCTACATCTCTTCCATGTTTAAGAGAGCTAGCTTAAATCAGTCTCAAGTTGAATCCCAGAATGAGCACACATCAGCACAGCACAGCGTCTGCTAA
- the LOC119126872 gene encoding uncharacterized protein LOC119126872 — MDTHDFRGFSFLSPFFCYKRAGSKTLGSIPCTECSTEQAAILWKLHAAIRRLVTTAFIMCALLGQTLKDTDIECHENRRRDRGRCLDVCMVVSVLVLYAALAAMAVVCLPVLMTHGDSKLQPYRSANEEQTQSPPYKMQNFAFLEAISSKLVNSTVQWGSVHYGTGESVGTTFHFDSKQHSLRPRKAGMYFIYLNLNLTCTYNCNAGLLSVNVGDTLSCQVKLLADTPRQSKKCWTVSRLNDDTSLLTQMSVPEEGLQNWKLELNGSNLGIFLVD, encoded by the exons ATGGACACCCACGACTTCCGTGGTTTTTCCTTTCTctcaccttttttttgctATAAAAGGGCCGGATCGAAGACACTCGGCTCAATCCCGTGCACCGAGTGTAGTACAGAGCAAGCCGCCATCCTGTGGAAGTTACACGCTGCAATTAGACGACTTGTCACAACAGCCTTCATTATGTGCGCATTGTTAGGACAGACACTCAAAGACACGGACATTGAGTGTCACGAGAACAGAAGACGTGATCGGGGTCGTTGTCTGGACGTGTGCATGGTCGTGTCCGTCCTTGTCCTATATGCAGCGCTCGCTGCCATGGCTGTAGTGTGTCTCCCTGTCCTGATGACGCACGGGGACTCAAAGCTGCAGCCGTATCGCTCTGCAAACGAAGAACAAACACAGAGCCCGCCATACAAG ATGCAGAACTTTGCTTTCTTGGAGGCAATCTCAA GCAAGTTGGTGAACTCAACAGTTCAATGGGGTTCAGTCCACTATGGCACCGGGGAGTCTGTTGGTACCACCTTCCATTTTGACTCAAAGCAACACTCACTGAGACCACGAAAGGCGGGGATGTACTTCATCTACCTGAATCTCAACCTGACCTGCACATACAATTGCAATGCTGGCCTTCTCAGCGTAAATGTGGGGGACACGCTGAGCTGCCAAGTGAAGCTTCTAGCAGACACCCCACGACAAAGCAAGAAGTGTTGGACTGTGAGTAGGCTGAACGACGACACGTCGTTGCTCACCCAAATGAGTGTACCAGAAGAAGGATTGCAGAACTGGAAGCTGGAGCTCAATGGGTCTAATTTGGGTATTTTCCTCGTGGACTAA